One Candidatus Schekmanbacteria bacterium genomic window carries:
- a CDS encoding phage integrase N-terminal SAM-like domain-containing protein, which yields MTGKFALILLYWHAFSAVLPDANIKALCLDNDNIKVLHMQSQDQKPKILDQVRSIMRLHHYSIHTERTYINLIKRYIAFHRMKSRKDLANGERRIEAFLTLNQRRGFT from the coding sequence TTGACAGGCAAATTTGCCCTGATATTACTATATTGGCATGCTTTTAGTGCAGTTTTGCCCGATGCCAATATCAAGGCATTATGCCTTGATAACGATAATATAAAGGTTTTACACATGCAGAGTCAAGACCAAAAGCCAAAAATACTTGACCAGGTCCGCAGCATAATGCGCCTGCACCATTACTCCATCCATACCGAACGGACTTACATCAACTTGATCAAACGATACATTGCTTTTCATCGGATGAAGTCACGTAAAGACCTGGCGAATGGAGAACGCAGGATCGAGGCGTTTCTCACTCTAAATCAGCGGCGGGGTTTTACCTAG
- a CDS encoding transposase, giving the protein MNEGDKKKYLSLLKEYSGKWDTYILAYCLMSNHVHFLTRPIKNESLYKMMQGITLCYTQYFNRTYKRTGRLWESRYHSCVVDKEKYLWAVARYIEQNPVRANSPAFFTNALRCGASWLSRWWTSSATTR; this is encoded by the coding sequence ATTAACGAGGGGGATAAAAAGAAATATCTGTCACTCCTCAAAGAATATTCAGGTAAATGGGATACATACATCCTTGCCTACTGTCTTATGAGTAATCATGTGCATTTTCTGACAAGGCCGATAAAAAATGAGTCGTTATACAAAATGATGCAGGGTATAACCCTTTGCTATACTCAATACTTCAACAGGACATACAAGAGGACAGGCAGGTTATGGGAGAGCAGATATCATTCATGTGTAGTGGATAAGGAAAAGTATTTATGGGCAGTGGCAAGATACATAGAACAAAATCCTGTGAGGGCGAACTCACCAGCGTTTTTCACGAATGCCCTTCGGTGCGGCGCGAGCTGGCTGTCAAGGTGGTGGACATCTTCGGCAACGACACGATGA
- a CDS encoding TIR domain-containing protein: protein MRTKIFISYSHSDKLFVDWLTRKLNESNINTWYDSNEIKLGDSIKQRIKEGLEASSSIIVVFSKNSSKSEWVRHEFNSALLHNSITKGIRIIILKIDDVVIPTDIAGYLYIDLSKDREKGLEYLIKEIKLAPVATYSKLDWKKLNYKDFENLIYELLTKEGFAISRTPKTRDGGFDFVATIPNKFESNDKILIETKFYNNQKISIDILRQLYSLSLSEKADKVFLVTNSELTNSSRDFLSHSATNIVVWEEQKLLNKLYTSPDILEKYFSIKPLKEPRQVKLIDKEFSNIQQLIQELDNCSEGEKGWKQYEDICVKILTQLFVPPLGTPKLQSRRQSGIDIRDAIFPNRSKEENWRFIREDYDAKYIVVEFNNYSEKGSDIDKQTILQISDYLKKTIGRFGIICSRKLPNNSGIEKRKDTFIEQNKLVLFVSNDHLKEMLRRKYKKLDPSDVIIDLIDDFNLSF, encoded by the coding sequence ATGAGAACTAAAATATTCATAAGCTACTCTCACAGCGACAAGTTATTTGTTGACTGGCTGACGCGTAAACTTAATGAGAGCAATATTAATACTTGGTATGACTCAAATGAAATAAAGCTCGGCGACAGCATAAAACAGAGAATTAAAGAAGGACTTGAAGCCAGTAGCAGCATAATAGTTGTTTTTAGTAAGAACTCGTCAAAATCAGAATGGGTTAGACATGAGTTTAATTCCGCCTTACTACATAATTCGATTACAAAAGGTATCAGAATTATCATACTAAAAATCGATGATGTAGTCATTCCAACAGATATTGCAGGTTACTTATATATTGACTTATCAAAGGATAGAGAGAAAGGTTTAGAATATCTGATTAAAGAAATAAAATTAGCCCCAGTAGCAACTTATTCTAAACTAGATTGGAAAAAACTTAATTATAAGGATTTCGAGAACTTAATTTACGAGTTGCTTACTAAAGAAGGTTTTGCAATTTCAAGAACTCCTAAAACTCGCGATGGCGGCTTTGACTTTGTTGCTACAATTCCCAATAAGTTTGAGTCTAATGATAAAATTCTAATTGAAACAAAATTTTACAATAATCAAAAGATATCTATTGATATTTTACGTCAGCTTTACTCTCTGTCTTTATCTGAGAAAGCAGATAAGGTATTCCTTGTAACTAACTCAGAACTGACCAACAGCTCAAGAGATTTTCTTTCTCATTCAGCTACTAATATTGTTGTTTGGGAAGAACAAAAGTTACTTAACAAATTATATACGTCTCCAGACATACTTGAAAAATATTTTTCAATAAAACCATTAAAAGAACCAAGGCAAGTGAAACTTATCGATAAGGAGTTTAGCAACATCCAACAGTTAATACAGGAACTCGATAATTGCTCCGAAGGAGAAAAAGGATGGAAGCAATACGAGGACATTTGCGTTAAGATATTAACACAATTATTTGTGCCTCCCCTCGGTACACCTAAACTTCAATCACGAAGACAATCAGGAATTGACATAAGAGATGCAATATTTCCGAATAGAAGTAAGGAAGAGAATTGGAGATTTATACGCGAGGATTATGACGCCAAATATATCGTGGTCGAGTTCAATAATTATTCAGAGAAGGGTAGTGATATAGACAAACAAACTATTCTACAAATCAGTGATTATTTAAAGAAGACCATTGGACGCTTTGGTATTATTTGTAGCAGAAAACTGCCTAATAATAGTGGGATAGAAAAAAGAAAGGATACATTCATAGAACAGAACAAGCTAGTGCTTTTTGTTTCCAATGATCACTTAAAAGAAATGCTGAGACGGAAATATAAAAAACTCGATCCTTCTGACGTAATAATTGATTTAATCGATGATTTTAATTTGAGCTTTTGA
- a CDS encoding addiction module protein has protein sequence MKTNELFDEAVSLPVEIRAQLVDKLLRSLHPIQKEIDELWAAEAEKRVEEIKSGKVKTIPGDEVFKKIFGR, from the coding sequence ATAAAGACCAATGAACTTTTTGACGAAGCAGTTTCGCTACCAGTCGAGATAAGGGCGCAACTTGTAGATAAACTTCTCCGAAGCCTTCATCCCATTCAGAAAGAAATAGACGAATTGTGGGCAGCGGAGGCAGAAAAGAGGGTTGAAGAAATAAAAAGTGGTAAAGTAAAAACGATACCAGGTGATGAAGTATTTAAGAAAATATTTGGCAGGTAA
- a CDS encoding KilA-N domain-containing protein: MAKIKVKGTEISIITVNNDDYISLTDMLKAKDGEFFISDWLRNRNTVEFLGVWERIYNPTFNYGEFAIIKSQAGLNSYKLSVKEWTEKTNAIGLKATAGRYGGTYAHKDIAFEFGMWISAEFKIYLIKEFQRLKDEEHKQLGWDIRRNLTKINYRIHTDAVKENLIPPKLTPQQTNLIYASEADVLNMALFGMTARQWRDSHPGDKGNIRDYANMSQLVCLSNLENLNALFIQEKTSQAERLSKLNQIAIQQMRLLTNDTGIKRLEAGDK, translated from the coding sequence ATGGCGAAGATCAAAGTTAAAGGCACCGAAATCTCAATAATCACGGTAAATAACGATGACTATATCTCTTTAACCGATATGCTAAAAGCAAAAGACGGAGAGTTTTTTATTTCAGATTGGTTAAGAAATAGAAATACTGTTGAATTTCTGGGTGTTTGGGAAAGAATTTATAATCCTACTTTTAATTATGGCGAATTTGCCATAATTAAAAGTCAGGCGGGTTTAAACAGTTACAAGCTCAGCGTTAAAGAGTGGACTGAAAAAACAAATGCTATTGGATTGAAGGCTACAGCGGGGAGATACGGCGGTACTTACGCACACAAAGACATTGCTTTTGAATTCGGCATGTGGATCAGTGCTGAATTTAAAATTTATCTCATAAAAGAATTTCAGCGATTAAAGGACGAAGAGCACAAGCAGCTCGGCTGGGATATCCGGCGGAATCTGACAAAAATCAACTACCGGATTCATACCGACGCCGTCAAAGAGAACTTGATCCCGCCGAAACTCACTCCGCAACAGACAAATCTGATTTACGCCTCGGAAGCGGATGTCCTGAACATGGCTCTATTCGGCATGACCGCCAGGCAATGGCGTGACAGCCATCCGGGCGATAAGGGCAATATTCGAGACTACGCGAATATGTCACAACTTGTTTGCCTCTCCAATCTGGAAAATCTAAATGCCCTTTTCATCCAGGAAAAGACGTCACAGGCAGAGCGGCTCAGCAAGTTGAACCAGATTGCAATCCAGCAGATGAGACTTCTGACGAACGACACAGGAATCAAGCGCCTTGAAGCGGGGGACAAATAA
- a CDS encoding type II toxin-antitoxin system RelE/ParE family toxin yields the protein MNYSFHPDVEKELTEAIAYYNECQNGLGLEFAKEVYLAIQNILSFPLAWAPLSANTRRCFTNRFPYGVIYQVTSEEVFIMAVMHLNREPNYWKKREKKA from the coding sequence TTGAATTATTCTTTCCATCCCGATGTCGAAAAGGAGTTAACTGAGGCTATCGCTTATTATAACGAATGCCAAAATGGCCTCGGATTGGAATTCGCAAAAGAAGTCTACTTAGCAATTCAAAATATTCTTTCGTTTCCTCTTGCCTGGGCTCCACTTTCTGCAAATACCAGAAGATGTTTTACAAATCGTTTCCCTTACGGGGTTATATACCAAGTTACAAGTGAAGAGGTATTTATAATGGCTGTGATGCATCTCAACAGAGAACCCAACTATTGGAAAAAGAGGGAAAAGAAGGCATAA